Genomic segment of Hyalangium ruber:
ATCATGTCCATGGGAGGCAATGTTGGTAGTTCCCCGTGTCCATGCTGCGGCGAATAGGAGCCATAGAGTCCAAGCCATGGCATTCGATTCATTCCCTCCCAATGCGCTCGCCGTTACAGGCCTCGGGATGGTCTCTTCGCTTGGCTGGGACGCCGTCTCCAGCTGTGCGGCTGCACGGGCGGGGGTTCTCAGACTCTCTCCTATAGACGGGTACTTCGGGCGAGATCCGGACACAGGGGATGCCGAGCCAATACTCGGGCACACCGTGGCAAACTGCACCGAGGGTTTTACCGGGCTTGGTCGGATCACCCGCTTAGGGGTGGCCGCATTGGAGGACCTCCTTCAGGGACCCGAGGAGTTCTCATGGAAAAAGACCGGGCTCATCCTTAACCTCTCCAGTGGCCTACACCTCCAGGCAGCCTCCTCGGCCACCCGCCGGGAGAGTGAAGTGACCGACCCTGACACCAACTTGGATGCGCTGCTTAGGCAGCAGGAGCAACGCCTCCTCACCCGCATCACGGCCATGGCGGACATGCCAATACCCTCCAGTCACTGGAAGATCTTCCGAGGTGACCAAGCTGGCTTCCTCCATGTGTTGGAAACCGCCGCCTACCAATTGAAGCAACAGATAGTCTCCCGTTGCATCATTGGGGGACTTGACAGCTATGTGGACCCGCCAGTTGCAATTGCTCTCGATGAACTGCGAATCTTGAAGACTCCCTCGCGACCACAAGGTGTCCTGCCGGGTGAGTGCGCTTCCTTCCTGCAGGTCGAGTCATTGGAGTCCGCCAGACAGCGCGGGGCGCGAATCGTGTGTGTGCTAGGAGTCCAAGCCCTCCACCGGGAAAAATTCGGCCGGTTCTCAGGCTTACCCTCACAAGGCCAAGCACTCGCTGACGCCCTCCTCCAGGTATGGGAAGCCCTCACGCCCAGGCAGCGACCGGGTCGGCTCATCGGGAACCTGACAGGTGACGAGCGTCGGGCCTATGACTGGGGTTTCGCATTGAGTCGGCTACAAGGGAAGGGGTTTCCTACAGACATCCCTGCGTGGCATACTGGGCTTTCCTTCGGTGAAATCGGAGCTGCCACAGCCCCGACGGCAATCACCCTGGCGGCACGCGCGTTCGAGCGCGGCTATGCCGACACTCAGAGCATTCTCATGGGGCTGTCCAGCGATAGCAGTGACAGGGGAGCCTTGCACATGCTGGCCCCCCCTCGTAAATGATGGAATCTGTGGTCGCTACTTGGAGGTCTAGCTATATGTCTTCGAAGCGTCACATCTTCGCGGAGTTGCCCGAAAACAAAGGGATCTGGGTATATAAGCAGGACGATTCCCAAACCGACTACCGAAAGAACGGGCACAAGGCAACGCTCGGCGAACCGGGCCGCTGCACCCGCTACAGGACCCCCAAGCGCATCCTGAGCACCCTCAAGCAAAAGGGCCGGAATGTACACACCTGCCTTGAGCCAATCACTAAGCACAGCCCACAGCACATCGAGCGCTATTATTTCGACTATGTCGCCCTATATATCCGTGGCAAGTTGCTTGGACAGGCCATCCCAAATTTTCTCAAGGGAGGATCTCCCTACGCGAACGAAGCCCACCACCTCATCCCGCAGGCCAAGTACCTAGCATTGTTCGCCCCCCGCGAGGCAGCCATGCTAAAGCGGGTCGACTACAACGTACATAACGGCAGAAACATCATCTTCTTGCCAAAGCACAAGGGCGATTGTGGTTTTCACAACCTGCCTTACCACTCTGGTCCACACGAGCAGTATAGTACTCGAGTCGAGAGCAGTGCCCACGAGTTGAGCCAGAAACTGCGGGAACTGGCAGACGAGGCCTGCGCTGAAG
This window contains:
- a CDS encoding AHH domain-containing protein, whose amino-acid sequence is MSSKRHIFAELPENKGIWVYKQDDSQTDYRKNGHKATLGEPGRCTRYRTPKRILSTLKQKGRNVHTCLEPITKHSPQHIERYYFDYVALYIRGKLLGQAIPNFLKGGSPYANEAHHLIPQAKYLALFAPREAAMLKRVDYNVHNGRNIIFLPKHKGDCGFHNLPYHSGPHEQYSTRVESSAHELSQKLRELADEACAEEELLNIKKLLMALQEEFWTLLSNAGPIAIK